The Cygnus atratus isolate AKBS03 ecotype Queensland, Australia chromosome 2, CAtr_DNAZoo_HiC_assembly, whole genome shotgun sequence genome window below encodes:
- the ACKR2 gene encoding atypical chemokine receptor 2 isoform X1, producing the protein MGTARRGEASLPPPGTWDGYFSNPGHGIAPGSPMSSAASKAATTAAALLDAQDYAANASDYPYEYLDEEDYMQYGLCTKEEVLSFSRAFLPAFYTVVFLVGLAGNVLLFVVLILYVRKKKKMTEVYLLNLVVSDFSLLLTLPFWALYISQQVTWDMLCPVLNAMYTMNFYSGVFLVSCMSLDMYLQIVDACSPRSSTMQRKSILVLVVAWVLSILLSIPDGLFTTTKHINNKTIVCTRDYGQKHLFWKVVFQVIQNILGFLFPLLFMVFCYSRIACVLTTLRMPGSRRALCLVFALVGVFFVLWFPYNIVLILHSLQDVGAIRSCERSRQLDYAIQITESLAFVHCCLNPLLYAFVKKRFRLYLWKIPQAICRRSTFVDIQPSETSPSCSRYAAQIEMLSITNA; encoded by the coding sequence GCAGCCCCATGTCGAGCGCAGCTTCCAAGGCAGCAACaactgctgcagccctgctggatGCCCAAGATTACGCTGCCAATGCCAGCGACTACCCCTACGAGTACCTGGACGAGGAGGACTACATGCAGTATGGCCTTTGCACCAAAGAAGAGGTACTTTCCTTCAGCAGGGCGTTCTTGCCGGCTTTTTACACCGTGGTGTTCCTGGTCGGCTTGGCGGGGAACGTTCTGCTCTTTGTTGTCCTCATTCTGTAcgtcaggaagaaaaagaagatgacTGAGGTGTATCTGCTCAACCTGGTGGTTTCAGACTTCTCCTTGCTGCTAACCCTTCCTTTTTGGGCCCTGTACATTTCCCAGCAGGTGACCTGGGATATGCTGTGCCCAGTCTTAAATGCCATGTACACCATGAATTTCTACAGCGGTGTCTTTCTTGTGAGCTGCATGAGTCTGGACATGTACCTGCAGATTGTTGATGCTTGCTCTCCTCGCAGCTCCACGATGCAGAGGAAATCCATCCTCGTCTTGGTGGTGGCGTGGGTCCTTTCCATCCTCCTCTCCATTCCGGATGGCCTCTTCACCACCACGAAGCAtatcaacaacaaaaccatcGTGTGTACCCGTGATTATGGGCAGAAACACTTATTCTGGAAAGTTGTCTTTCAGGTCATCCAAAACATCCTGggtttcctttttcccctcctgttcATGGTGTTCTGCTATTCCCGCATAGCGTGCGTACTCACCACGTTGCGGATGCCCGGCTCGAGGAGAGCCCTCTGCTTGGTCTTCGCTCTGGTGGGCGTCTTCTTCGTCCTGTGGTTCCCTTACAACATCGTCCTCATCCTCCACTCCCTGCAAGACGTTGGTGCAATCCGGAGCTGCgagaggagcaggcagctggactACGCCATTCAGATCACAGAGAGCTTGGCCTTCGTCCACTGCTGCCTCAACCCCTTGCTCTATGCTTTTGTGAAGAAACGGTTCCGGCTGTATTTGTGGAAGATCCCTCAGGCCATCTGCAGGAGAAGCACTTTCGTTGACATCCAGCCCTCCGAGACAAGCCCCTCTTGCAGCAGGTACGCTGCCCAGATAGAAATGCTGAGTATCACAAATGCATGA
- the LOC118251836 gene encoding 7-alpha-hydroxycholest-4-en-3-one 12-alpha-hydroxylase: protein MALWAALLCALVASLLGGLYLLDVFRSRRPNEPPLDKGIIPWLGYVLDFRKNSSEFLKKMQRKHGDIFTVLIGGYYFTFVMDPFCFGAIMKESRSKLDFRSFASKLVLQVFGYKPIKASQSTMHALSMKHLTGDGLNLLTKATMGNLQKLMFSKLSSREEKRPWQEDSLFHYCYNIVFRAGYLALYGTESHRGADNEEEANERDLIHSNQLFNEFRKYDCLFPCLAYSMLPPKDKLEAERLKRFFWSTLSVRRSCQKDNVSGWISDQDQFLAENGVPEYMRDRFRFMLLWASQGNTGPTAFWLLLYLMKHPDAMRAVKEEVEKVLRENGHEVKAGSPPTDITRDMLNQTPLLDSALEETLRLVAAPLLVRAVLQDMSLEMSNGTEYVLRKGDRVALFPHLSVQMDPEIHPEPHRFKYDRFVNPDGTKKDFYKDGKRLKYFSMPWGAGVSICPGRFFATTEIKLFVFLMLAHYDLELVDGKEEVPAIDISRWGFGTMQPVHDVRFRYRRHF, encoded by the coding sequence ATGGCACTCTGGGCAGCTCTCCTCTGTGCCTTGGTGGCATCGCTGCTCGGTGGGCTCTACCTCCTGGATGTCTTCCGGAGCCGAAGACCCAATGAACCCCCTCTGGATAAAGGTATCATCCCCTGGTTGGGCTACGTGCTGGATTTTAGAAAGAACAGTTCAGAGTTTCtaaaaaagatgcagagaaaacatGGGGATATTTTCACAGTGCTGATCGGAGGCTATTACTTTACCTTCGTGATGGACCCCTTCTGCTTTGGAGCCATCATGAAGGAATCACGATCTAAACTAGACTTCAGGTCCTTCGCATCTAAACTGGTCCTCCAGGTGTTTGGCTACAAGCCCATCAAAGCCAGCCAGAGCACGATGCATGCTTTGAGCATGAAGCACCTGACGGGAGATGGGCTCAACCTCCTGACGAAAGCCACCATGGGTAACCTTCAGAAGCTGATGTTTTCCAAGCTGAGCTCACGAGAGGAGAAGCGACCGTGGCAAGAGGACAGCCTCTTCCACTACTGCTACAACATCGTCTTCAGAGCTGGGTACTTGGCTCTGTATGGCACAGAATCCCACCGAGGGGCAGATAATGAGGAGGAGGCTAACGAGCGAGATCTCATCCACTCCAACCAGCTGTTCAATGAGTTTCGGAAGTATGACTGCCTCTTCCCTTGCCTGGCCTACTCTATGTTGCCCCCCAAGGACAAACTCGAAGCTGAGCGGCTGAAGAGGTTCTTCTGGAGCACGCTGTCCGTGAGGAGGAGCTGTCAGAAAGACAACGTCAGTGGGTGGATAAGCGATCAAGACCAATTTCTGGCAGAAAACGGTGTCCCTGAGTACATGCGGGATCGTTTCAGGTTTATGCTCCTCTGGGCATCCCAAGGCAATACAGGCCCCACTGCCTTCTGGCTCCTCCTTTATCTCATGAAGCATCCAGATGCCATGAGGGCTGTGAAGGAAGAGGTAGAGAAGGTCTTGAGGGAGAACGGCCACGAGGTGAAGGCTGGAAGCCCACCAACTGACATCACTAGGGACATGTTAAACCAGACTCCTCTTCTGGACAGCGCTCTGGAGGAGACCCTGAGGCTGGTGGCAGCCCCGTTGCTGGTCAGAGCTGTCCTCCAGGACATGAGTCTTGAGATGAGCAACGGCACGGAGTACGTGCTCCGCAAAGGAGACAGGGTGGCTCTGTTCCCACACCTCTCCGTGCAGATGGACCCTGAAATCCACCCCGAGCCTCACAGATTCAAGTACGATCGCTTCGTAAACCCAGATGGCACCAAGAAAGATTTCTACAAGGACGGGAAACGGCTGAAATACTTCAGCATGCCTTGGGGGGCGGGCGTATCCATCTGTCCTGGGCGGTTCTTTGCCACCACCGAAATTAAATTGTTTGTCTTCTTGATGCTGGCTCACTACGACCTGGAGCTGGTCGATGGCAAAGAGGAGGTCCCAGCCATCGACATCAGCCGCTGGGGGTTCGGGACGATGCAGCCCGTCCATGACGTTCGCTTCAGGTACCGGCGGCACTTCTGA
- the ACKR2 gene encoding atypical chemokine receptor 2 isoform X2, with protein sequence MSSAASKAATTAAALLDAQDYAANASDYPYEYLDEEDYMQYGLCTKEEVLSFSRAFLPAFYTVVFLVGLAGNVLLFVVLILYVRKKKKMTEVYLLNLVVSDFSLLLTLPFWALYISQQVTWDMLCPVLNAMYTMNFYSGVFLVSCMSLDMYLQIVDACSPRSSTMQRKSILVLVVAWVLSILLSIPDGLFTTTKHINNKTIVCTRDYGQKHLFWKVVFQVIQNILGFLFPLLFMVFCYSRIACVLTTLRMPGSRRALCLVFALVGVFFVLWFPYNIVLILHSLQDVGAIRSCERSRQLDYAIQITESLAFVHCCLNPLLYAFVKKRFRLYLWKIPQAICRRSTFVDIQPSETSPSCSRYAAQIEMLSITNA encoded by the coding sequence ATGTCGAGCGCAGCTTCCAAGGCAGCAACaactgctgcagccctgctggatGCCCAAGATTACGCTGCCAATGCCAGCGACTACCCCTACGAGTACCTGGACGAGGAGGACTACATGCAGTATGGCCTTTGCACCAAAGAAGAGGTACTTTCCTTCAGCAGGGCGTTCTTGCCGGCTTTTTACACCGTGGTGTTCCTGGTCGGCTTGGCGGGGAACGTTCTGCTCTTTGTTGTCCTCATTCTGTAcgtcaggaagaaaaagaagatgacTGAGGTGTATCTGCTCAACCTGGTGGTTTCAGACTTCTCCTTGCTGCTAACCCTTCCTTTTTGGGCCCTGTACATTTCCCAGCAGGTGACCTGGGATATGCTGTGCCCAGTCTTAAATGCCATGTACACCATGAATTTCTACAGCGGTGTCTTTCTTGTGAGCTGCATGAGTCTGGACATGTACCTGCAGATTGTTGATGCTTGCTCTCCTCGCAGCTCCACGATGCAGAGGAAATCCATCCTCGTCTTGGTGGTGGCGTGGGTCCTTTCCATCCTCCTCTCCATTCCGGATGGCCTCTTCACCACCACGAAGCAtatcaacaacaaaaccatcGTGTGTACCCGTGATTATGGGCAGAAACACTTATTCTGGAAAGTTGTCTTTCAGGTCATCCAAAACATCCTGggtttcctttttcccctcctgttcATGGTGTTCTGCTATTCCCGCATAGCGTGCGTACTCACCACGTTGCGGATGCCCGGCTCGAGGAGAGCCCTCTGCTTGGTCTTCGCTCTGGTGGGCGTCTTCTTCGTCCTGTGGTTCCCTTACAACATCGTCCTCATCCTCCACTCCCTGCAAGACGTTGGTGCAATCCGGAGCTGCgagaggagcaggcagctggactACGCCATTCAGATCACAGAGAGCTTGGCCTTCGTCCACTGCTGCCTCAACCCCTTGCTCTATGCTTTTGTGAAGAAACGGTTCCGGCTGTATTTGTGGAAGATCCCTCAGGCCATCTGCAGGAGAAGCACTTTCGTTGACATCCAGCCCTCCGAGACAAGCCCCTCTTGCAGCAGGTACGCTGCCCAGATAGAAATGCTGAGTATCACAAATGCATGA